Proteins from one Salaquimonas pukyongi genomic window:
- a CDS encoding urate hydroxylase PuuD, whose amino-acid sequence MYEYAVAWEWMAFAIRWLHVITAIAWIGSSFYFIALDLGLRQHESLPKDAHGEEWQVHGGGFYHIRKYLVAPAEMPEHLTWFKWESYATWLSGAALLAIVYWAGAGLYLIDPAKADLTQWQAIAISAASLSIGWIVYDLLCKSGLGSKPTLLMVLLFVLLVIMGWGYNQIFTGRAMMLHLGAFTATIMSANVFFIIMPNQRIVVADLKAGRRPDPKYGRIAKLRSTHNNYLTLPVIFLMLSNHYPLAFATQYNWVIAALVFLMGVTIRHYFNTRHARSGDPTWTWLATALLFLAIIWLSSLAPDNRETASQADNAAPSNRFAATQSFPQVVELVQGRCSMCHAEIPGWEGLIVPPKGVLLENENQISRLAREIYLQAGRSAAMPPPGAARFGVALSPGERKLLVNWYQSALSGS is encoded by the coding sequence ATGTACGAATATGCGGTTGCTTGGGAATGGATGGCGTTTGCCATACGCTGGCTGCACGTCATAACGGCCATCGCCTGGATCGGTTCGTCCTTTTATTTCATCGCCCTCGATCTGGGGCTTCGCCAGCATGAAAGCCTGCCCAAAGACGCCCATGGCGAAGAATGGCAGGTTCATGGCGGCGGCTTTTATCACATCCGCAAATATCTGGTCGCGCCGGCTGAAATGCCCGAACATCTGACCTGGTTCAAATGGGAAAGCTATGCCACCTGGCTGTCGGGTGCGGCGCTGCTGGCAATCGTCTACTGGGCCGGCGCCGGACTGTACCTGATCGACCCTGCCAAGGCCGACCTCACCCAGTGGCAGGCGATCGCCATCTCCGCTGCATCCCTGTCGATCGGCTGGATTGTCTATGACCTGCTCTGCAAATCCGGTCTCGGCAGCAAGCCCACCCTGCTGATGGTGCTTCTGTTCGTCCTGCTGGTCATCATGGGCTGGGGCTATAACCAGATTTTCACCGGCCGTGCCATGATGCTGCATCTGGGCGCATTCACCGCAACCATCATGTCGGCCAACGTCTTTTTCATCATCATGCCCAATCAGCGCATCGTGGTCGCCGATCTGAAGGCTGGCAGAAGACCCGATCCCAAATATGGCAGGATCGCCAAGCTCAGATCCACCCATAACAACTATCTCACCTTACCGGTCATCTTCCTGATGCTGTCGAACCACTATCCCCTGGCCTTTGCGACCCAGTACAACTGGGTGATTGCCGCCCTGGTTTTTTTGATGGGCGTCACAATCCGGCATTATTTCAATACAAGGCACGCACGAAGCGGCGACCCAACCTGGACCTGGCTGGCAACTGCCCTGCTCTTCCTGGCAATCATCTGGCTTTCAAGCCTGGCGCCGGACAACCGGGAGACAGCAAGCCAGGCAGACAACGCAGCCCCTTCAAACCGCTTCGCTGCGACCCAATCCTTCCCCCAAGTGGTTGAACTGGTGCAGGGGCGCTGCTCCATGTGCCATGCGGAAATCCCCGGCTGGGAGGGCCTGATCGTCCCGCCAAAAGGCGTGTTGCTGGAAAACGAAAACCAGATTTCCCGGCTGGCGCGCGAAATATATCTGCAGGCCGGCCGAAGCGCTGCCATGCCCCCGCCAGGGGCTGCCCGGTTCGGCGTTGCCTTGAGCCCGGGCGAACGAAAGCTGCTGGTAAACTGGTATCAAAGTGCGCTAAGCGGTTCCTGA
- a CDS encoding NADP-dependent malic enzyme: MDRDEAAQSIIRRAALDYHEFPQPGKLEIRPTKPMASPRDLARAYSPGVAEACLAISDNPLDAARFTSRANLVAVVSNGTAALGLGNIGALASKPIMEGKAVLFKKFANIDCFDLEIDEQDPEKLAEHVIALEPTFGAINLEDIKAPDCFIVEKICSERMGIPVFHDDQHGTAIVVAAAAVNAMHLTGRDFKDITIVSTGGGAAGIACLNMLLKMGVKRENVWLHDIHGLVHEGRKEDMNPQKEAYAQPGKNRDLSETIKGADMFLGLSGPGVLKPELVKTMADKPVVFALANPVPEIMPEEVLEVSPDAIVATGRSDYPNQVNNVLCFPFIFRGALDVGATQINDAMKIACVEGIAQLARMTSTAETAAVYGDEQLKFGPEYLIPKPFDARLQHVVAGAVAKAAMETGVATRPIGDLPSYEESLKAAVFRSAMIMRPVFEAARTANRRIVFAEGEDERVVRAAFAMLEDTTDLPVLIGRPEVIERRSESIGLPRSFSSRLEIVNPEADTRYREYWETYHSVMERRGVTPDIARAVLRTNSTAIGAVMVYRGEADSLICGTFGQYSWHLGYVRQMLETEELQPNGALSLLIQNSGPLFIADTQVFPEASAAEIAEIVRASARHVRRFGIEPKIALCSNSQFGNLETASARRMREAIGILDRSDCNFIYEGEMQLDAALDTELRQRIFPNARFEGKANVLVFANSEVASAVRNAVKTVADGLEVGPILMGMGNRAHIVTPSITARGLVNIAALAGTPVQHYA, from the coding sequence TTGGACCGGGACGAGGCCGCACAATCCATCATCCGTCGGGCGGCGCTGGATTATCACGAGTTCCCCCAGCCAGGTAAGCTGGAAATCCGCCCCACCAAGCCGATGGCCAGCCCGCGCGATCTGGCGCGCGCCTATTCCCCCGGGGTTGCAGAAGCCTGTCTTGCGATCAGCGACAACCCCCTTGATGCTGCCCGGTTCACCAGCCGGGCCAATCTGGTGGCTGTGGTCTCCAACGGAACCGCCGCGCTCGGCCTCGGCAATATCGGCGCCCTTGCCTCCAAGCCGATCATGGAAGGCAAGGCGGTTCTGTTCAAGAAGTTCGCCAACATCGACTGCTTCGATCTGGAGATCGACGAGCAGGATCCCGAAAAGCTCGCCGAGCATGTCATCGCGCTGGAGCCGACCTTCGGCGCCATCAATCTGGAAGACATCAAGGCGCCGGATTGTTTTATCGTCGAAAAAATCTGCAGCGAGCGGATGGGCATTCCGGTCTTTCACGACGACCAGCACGGCACGGCCATCGTTGTTGCCGCTGCCGCCGTCAATGCGATGCATCTGACCGGGCGCGACTTCAAGGACATCACCATCGTCTCCACCGGTGGCGGCGCCGCCGGCATCGCCTGCCTCAACATGCTGCTGAAGATGGGCGTCAAACGCGAAAATGTCTGGCTTCACGACATCCATGGCCTGGTACACGAGGGCCGCAAGGAGGACATGAACCCCCAGAAGGAAGCCTACGCCCAGCCGGGCAAGAACCGAGATCTTTCTGAAACGATCAAGGGCGCCGACATGTTCCTCGGCCTGTCCGGCCCCGGCGTGCTGAAACCTGAGCTGGTCAAAACAATGGCCGACAAGCCGGTCGTTTTTGCCCTTGCCAATCCGGTGCCGGAGATCATGCCGGAGGAGGTCCTTGAGGTTTCGCCCGATGCCATTGTTGCAACCGGGCGGTCGGACTATCCAAACCAGGTCAACAATGTCCTGTGCTTTCCATTCATCTTCCGGGGTGCGCTGGATGTCGGCGCGACACAAATCAACGATGCGATGAAAATCGCCTGTGTGGAGGGCATTGCCCAGCTTGCCCGCATGACCAGCACAGCGGAAACGGCGGCCGTCTATGGCGACGAACAACTGAAATTCGGGCCGGAATATCTCATTCCCAAACCTTTCGATGCACGCCTGCAGCACGTGGTTGCCGGTGCCGTTGCAAAGGCGGCGATGGAAACCGGCGTCGCCACCCGGCCAATAGGCGACCTGCCTTCCTATGAGGAGAGCCTGAAGGCCGCGGTCTTCCGTTCCGCAATGATCATGCGGCCGGTCTTCGAGGCGGCACGCACCGCCAACCGGCGTATCGTTTTTGCCGAAGGCGAGGACGAGCGGGTTGTCCGCGCAGCTTTTGCCATGCTGGAAGACACGACAGACCTGCCTGTGCTGATCGGCCGCCCGGAGGTGATCGAACGCCGCAGCGAAAGCATCGGTCTGCCCAGGAGCTTTTCCTCGCGTCTTGAGATCGTCAATCCGGAAGCCGACACACGCTACCGCGAATACTGGGAAACCTATCACTCGGTAATGGAGCGGCGCGGCGTCACGCCTGACATTGCCCGTGCGGTGTTGCGCACCAACTCCACCGCCATCGGCGCGGTGATGGTTTATCGCGGGGAAGCAGACAGCCTGATCTGCGGCACGTTTGGCCAGTATTCCTGGCATCTGGGCTATGTCAGGCAGATGCTGGAAACCGAGGAACTGCAGCCCAACGGCGCACTGTCACTGCTGATCCAGAACTCCGGCCCGCTCTTTATTGCCGACACCCAGGTCTTTCCCGAGGCATCGGCTGCCGAAATCGCCGAGATCGTTCGCGCCTCCGCCCGTCATGTGCGCCGCTTCGGCATTGAGCCGAAAATCGCGCTGTGCTCCAATTCCCAGTTCGGCAATCTTGAAACCGCTTCCGCCCGCCGCATGCGCGAGGCAATCGGCATTCTGGACCGGTCCGACTGCAATTTCATTTATGAAGGCGAGATGCAGCTCGATGCTGCCCTTGATACCGAACTGCGCCAGCGCATCTTTCCCAATGCCCGGTTCGAGGGCAAGGCCAATGTGCTCGTCTTTGCCAACTCCGAAGTGGCAAGCGCCGTGCGCAATGCGGTGAAGACCGTTGCTGACGGGCTTGAAGTGGGGCCGATCCTGATGGGCATGGGCAACCGCGCCCACATCGTAACACCCTCGATCACCGCCCGCGGGCTGGTCAACATCGCCGCCCTTGCCGGAACCCCGGTACAGCACTACGCATAG
- a CDS encoding LysR family transcriptional regulator: MAYVRNLKTFVRVYDLGSMSAAGRDLRVSAAVASSRIAELEKHLGVRLFNRTTRTVMPTEQGRLFYKGAIKILDTIDEVESGIAEITANPKGTIFVSAPLGMGKRLIAPLVPAFKEEYPDLNVRLRLSDRKVDVAAEGLDAAFVLGPLGDSEMRIKPIYEFERVLCASPRYLEAHGMPQSGEDLVEQGHKCLMLRFPGTSEHAWNLRTGNGIRKFPFAAPLESDDGDVLTAWALAGCGIINKPRFEVAPYLVSGELVSVAEATPPTDLPFSCIYPHKRLQDMKVRLFIDYMVAGCKQALGQ; the protein is encoded by the coding sequence ATGGCATATGTAAGAAATCTCAAGACTTTTGTACGCGTATACGATCTCGGCAGCATGTCGGCCGCGGGCCGTGACCTGCGGGTTTCGGCGGCGGTTGCCAGCAGCCGCATCGCGGAACTGGAAAAACACCTCGGCGTTCGGCTGTTCAACCGCACGACGCGCACGGTGATGCCGACCGAACAGGGGCGGCTGTTCTACAAGGGGGCAATCAAGATCCTCGATACGATCGACGAGGTGGAGAGCGGCATTGCCGAAATTACCGCCAACCCCAAGGGCACCATTTTCGTTTCGGCCCCGCTCGGCATGGGAAAGCGGCTGATTGCGCCGCTGGTCCCTGCCTTCAAGGAGGAATATCCCGATCTGAACGTGCGCCTGCGGCTTTCCGACCGCAAGGTGGATGTGGCGGCGGAAGGCCTGGATGCGGCGTTCGTGCTGGGGCCGCTTGGCGATTCAGAGATGCGCATCAAACCGATCTATGAATTCGAGCGTGTCTTGTGTGCATCTCCGCGATATCTGGAGGCGCACGGCATGCCTCAAAGCGGCGAAGACCTCGTCGAACAGGGACACAAATGCCTGATGTTGCGCTTTCCCGGCACCAGTGAACATGCCTGGAACCTGCGCACCGGCAATGGCATCCGCAAATTCCCCTTCGCGGCGCCGCTCGAATCCGACGATGGCGACGTGCTGACGGCCTGGGCCCTGGCAGGCTGCGGCATCATCAACAAGCCGCGTTTTGAGGTGGCGCCCTATCTGGTTTCCGGCGAGCTGGTTTCGGTGGCAGAGGCGACACCGCCGACCGATCTTCCGTTTTCCTGCATTTATCCGCACAAACGCCTTCAGGATATGAAGGTAAGGCTGTTCATCGATTACATGGTGGCCGGCTGCAAACAGGCGTTGGGGCAGTAA
- the uraH gene encoding hydroxyisourate hydrolase produces the protein MTDNNGYLTTHVLDTARGCPAEGIEITLYRLKDGARQKLASATTNDDGRTNAPILPKDSFSTGHYELVFSAGTYLRAHGLAASGDLPLFLDDIPIRFGIDDPNAHYHVPLLLSPFGYSTYRGS, from the coding sequence ATGACGGACAATAACGGCTATCTGACCACCCATGTTCTGGACACTGCACGCGGTTGTCCCGCCGAAGGCATCGAAATTACCCTCTACCGGCTCAAGGATGGCGCACGCCAGAAACTGGCCTCGGCAACCACCAATGACGACGGCAGGACAAACGCCCCCATCCTGCCGAAAGACTCGTTCAGCACAGGTCATTACGAGTTGGTCTTTAGCGCCGGCACCTATCTTCGCGCCCATGGACTTGCCGCCTCCGGCGATCTGCCGTTGTTTCTGGACGATATCCCGATCCGCTTCGGCATCGACGATCCGAACGCCCATTACCATGTGCCACTGCTGCTATCGCCCTTCGGCTATTCGACCTACCGGGGAAGCTGA
- the puuE gene encoding allantoinase PuuE, which yields MLGYGATPPDAAWPGGAAIALQFVVNYEEGGENCILHGDTASEAFLSEITNAQPWPGMRHWNMESIYEYGARAGFWRLHRLFGGAGIPVTVYGVATALLRSPEQVAAMQEAGWEIASHGLKWIDYREHSREAELADIKQAIAIHEQATGEKPRGWYTGRCSVNTVDLVSETGLFDYVSDSYADDLPYWRRHGDHDQLIIPYTLDANDMRFAIQAGFSDGDAFYTYLKDSFDVLYAEGQAGKPKMMNIGLHCRLAGRPGRFAALKRFIDYARDHDGVWFARRIEIAEHWKAQHPPCRPPMVPCEMARAAFVEAFGGVFEHSPWIAERAYDGELGPANDTACGLHAALAAQFRAATPEERLGVLKAHPDLAGKLAAAKRLTAESASEQASAGLDSLTDEERHMFTGLNEAYVEKFGFPFIIAVKGLTKDTILKQFKTRIDNDRETEFATACKQVERIALLRLKDLLP from the coding sequence ATGCTGGGCTATGGCGCAACGCCGCCCGATGCCGCCTGGCCAGGTGGTGCGGCAATCGCCTTGCAGTTTGTCGTCAATTATGAGGAAGGCGGCGAGAATTGCATTCTTCATGGCGATACAGCATCGGAAGCCTTTCTTTCAGAGATCACCAATGCACAGCCCTGGCCCGGCATGCGCCACTGGAACATGGAATCGATCTATGAATATGGTGCCCGGGCAGGTTTCTGGCGCTTGCACCGGCTGTTTGGCGGGGCAGGTATTCCTGTCACGGTGTATGGCGTTGCAACCGCATTGCTGCGCTCGCCCGAACAGGTCGCTGCAATGCAGGAGGCTGGCTGGGAAATCGCCTCCCACGGGCTGAAATGGATCGATTACCGCGAACACTCCCGCGAGGCGGAGCTTGCCGACATAAAGCAGGCGATTGCGATACACGAACAGGCTACGGGTGAAAAACCGCGTGGCTGGTATACCGGACGCTGCTCGGTCAACACCGTCGATCTTGTCTCGGAAACCGGACTGTTCGACTATGTCTCAGACTCCTATGCCGATGATCTGCCCTATTGGCGCCGCCATGGCGACCATGACCAGTTGATCATTCCCTATACGCTGGATGCCAATGACATGCGGTTTGCAATCCAGGCGGGGTTTTCCGATGGTGATGCCTTCTATACTTATCTGAAGGACAGTTTCGATGTGCTGTATGCGGAGGGGCAGGCGGGCAAGCCGAAGATGATGAACATCGGCCTGCATTGCCGCCTTGCCGGCAGGCCAGGACGGTTTGCGGCGCTGAAGCGGTTCATCGATTATGCCCGAGACCATGACGGCGTTTGGTTTGCCCGACGGATCGAGATCGCCGAGCACTGGAAGGCACAGCATCCGCCATGCAGACCGCCGATGGTTCCATGTGAGATGGCACGGGCGGCGTTTGTCGAGGCGTTCGGCGGGGTGTTCGAACATTCGCCGTGGATTGCCGAACGGGCGTATGATGGCGAACTGGGGCCGGCCAACGACACTGCGTGTGGCCTGCATGCAGCGCTTGCAGCGCAGTTTCGTGCAGCAACGCCCGAGGAAAGACTCGGGGTGCTGAAAGCCCATCCCGATCTTGCGGGCAAGCTGGCGGCAGCAAAACGGCTGACGGCGGAATCGGCCAGCGAACAGGCTTCCGCCGGGCTGGATTCCCTGACCGATGAAGAGCGCCATATGTTCACCGGGTTAAACGAAGCCTATGTGGAGAAATTCGGTTTCCCCTTCATCATTGCGGTCAAGGGATTGACCAAGGATACCATTCTCAAACAGTTCAAAACGCGCATCGACAACGATCGTGAAACGGAATTTGCCACCGCCTGCAAGCAGGTTGAGCGGATTGCGTTGTTACGCCTGAAGGATTTGCTGCCATGA
- a CDS encoding bifunctional allantoicase/(S)-ureidoglycine aminohydrolase: MPPQTQLLTGRAVFKDAYAVIPQGVMRDIVTSRLPLWEQTRAWVLARPLSGFAETFVQMIVEVAPGGGSETPEPEKDGEGILFIAGGEIRLSVQGAMHTLSPGGYAYLPAGCKWAIRNDADETATFHWIRKRYQVVEGIDLPEPVVTREQDIIPESMPGSDGKWLTTRFVDPADMRHDMHVNLVTFEPGAVIPFSETHVMEHGLYVLEGKAVYRLNEDWVEVEAGDFMWLRAFCPQACYAGGPGKFRYLLYKDANRHMPLGI; encoded by the coding sequence GTGCCGCCACAGACCCAATTGCTGACAGGCCGTGCGGTATTCAAGGACGCCTATGCGGTAATTCCCCAAGGTGTCATGCGCGACATCGTTACCTCGCGGCTGCCGTTGTGGGAACAGACCAGGGCCTGGGTTCTGGCGCGGCCATTGTCCGGGTTTGCGGAAACCTTCGTACAGATGATTGTCGAGGTAGCGCCCGGCGGCGGCAGCGAAACGCCCGAGCCGGAGAAGGACGGCGAAGGCATTCTGTTCATTGCCGGCGGCGAAATCCGGCTTTCGGTGCAAGGTGCCATGCACACGCTGTCGCCCGGCGGTTATGCCTACCTGCCGGCAGGCTGCAAGTGGGCGATCCGCAATGATGCTGATGAAACGGCTACCTTTCACTGGATCCGCAAGCGCTATCAGGTAGTTGAGGGCATCGATCTTCCCGAGCCTGTGGTGACCCGCGAGCAGGATATCATCCCTGAATCTATGCCCGGCTCCGATGGCAAATGGCTGACCACGCGGTTTGTCGATCCGGCGGACATGCGGCACGACATGCATGTCAATCTCGTCACCTTCGAGCCTGGCGCGGTAATCCCGTTCAGCGAGACCCACGTGATGGAACACGGGTTGTATGTGCTGGAGGGCAAGGCGGTTTATCGGCTCAACGAGGACTGGGTGGAGGTTGAGGCAGGCGATTTCATGTGGCTGCGGGCCTTCTGCCCGCAGGCCTGCTATGCCGGCGGGCCGGGCAAATTCCGCTATCTTCTGTACAAGGATGCCAACCGCCACATGCCACTGGGGATTTAG
- a CDS encoding helix-turn-helix transcriptional regulator — MRPSGLHKDASGKAGTGQHKQAEMDQAVDELIIRVGERVRRFRSERSMPRRELAQLSGLSERYLAQLESGQGNISIGLLQKVALALTLPIEAFVREAEEEVPVHLAKLFCRAPEDIQASVYELLSSSRFEEKRARRICLLGLRGAGKSTLGKLAAERLGMPFKELNHEIEKQSGLAIGEFIALYGQEGYRQLEQRGIERIIDENDSILLAAAGGIVADPQTFAMVLDNFHTVWLRATADEHMARVKKQGDTRPMAGNPKAMEELKSILTDREAAYARAARKVDTSGRSLDQSLADLLDAIHSLQAV; from the coding sequence ATGAGACCATCCGGCCTGCACAAGGATGCTTCCGGCAAAGCCGGTACCGGACAGCACAAGCAGGCAGAAATGGACCAGGCCGTTGATGAACTGATCATCAGGGTTGGCGAGCGTGTGCGGCGGTTTCGGTCAGAGCGCAGCATGCCGAGGCGGGAACTTGCCCAGCTATCGGGTCTTTCGGAACGCTATCTGGCGCAACTGGAATCGGGACAGGGCAACATCTCCATCGGGTTGTTGCAGAAGGTCGCGCTGGCGCTGACGCTGCCGATAGAGGCCTTTGTGCGTGAGGCGGAAGAGGAAGTGCCGGTGCATCTGGCAAAGCTGTTTTGCCGGGCGCCGGAAGACATACAGGCATCGGTGTATGAACTGCTTTCTTCCAGCCGCTTTGAGGAAAAGCGGGCACGGCGCATCTGCCTGCTCGGTTTGCGCGGCGCAGGCAAGTCCACGCTTGGCAAGCTTGCTGCAGAGCGTCTTGGCATGCCGTTCAAGGAACTCAATCACGAGATCGAAAAGCAGAGCGGGCTTGCCATCGGCGAATTCATCGCGCTGTACGGGCAAGAAGGTTACCGCCAGCTTGAGCAGCGGGGCATTGAGCGGATCATCGATGAAAACGACAGCATCCTGCTGGCGGCAGCCGGCGGGATCGTTGCCGACCCGCAAACCTTTGCCATGGTGCTGGACAATTTCCACACGGTCTGGCTGCGTGCAACTGCCGATGAGCACATGGCCAGGGTCAAGAAACAGGGCGATACCCGGCCCATGGCCGGAAATCCCAAGGCGATGGAAGAACTCAAGTCGATCCTCACCGACCGGGAAGCAGCTTATGCCCGCGCTGCCCGCAAGGTGGACACCAGCGGCAGGAGCCTTGATCAAAGCCTTGCAGATCTGCTCGATGCGATCCACTCGCTCCAGGCCGTATAG
- a CDS encoding acyl-CoA thioesterase produces MKPFVHEIRVRWADCDPAKIVYTGNIPMFALEAIEAWWEAHLGADWYRMNIDRDIGTPFVHLSVDFRSPVTPRHLLECSVAPLRIGESSIRFRVIGRQDGTVCFEGEFVEVFVAAQAHQKIPVPAEFRDSLEALVTAAQQGS; encoded by the coding sequence ATGAAGCCGTTTGTTCATGAAATACGCGTCCGCTGGGCGGACTGCGATCCTGCGAAGATCGTCTATACCGGCAACATTCCCATGTTTGCCCTGGAGGCAATCGAGGCATGGTGGGAGGCTCATCTGGGTGCCGACTGGTATCGCATGAACATCGACCGCGACATCGGCACGCCGTTTGTCCACCTGTCGGTGGATTTCCGTTCGCCGGTGACGCCCAGGCATCTGCTGGAATGTTCCGTGGCGCCGCTTCGTATCGGGGAAAGCTCGATCCGCTTTCGTGTCATTGGCCGGCAGGATGGCACTGTCTGTTTTGAAGGAGAGTTCGTGGAAGTCTTCGTGGCAGCGCAGGCGCACCAGAAAATCCCTGTGCCGGCTGAATTCCGCGACAGTCTGGAGGCGCTGGTTACAGCAGCGCAGCAGGGATCATGA
- a CDS encoding uracil-xanthine permease family protein, translating into MATDLNALGTPEQLRDPDYTPPLAKAVPLGIQHVLAMFASNVTPAIIVAGAAGFGFGSNSPEFPNLIYMIQMSMLFAGIATLFQTIGVGPVGARLPIVQGTSFAFLPIMIPAVAGLGAAGLGGLMTGVLIGGVFHFCLGFVIGRIRFALPPLVTGLIVLMIGLALIKVGIQYAAGGVPLLGKPAFGSLAMWIPALVVVLVTLALKFFTRGLVSVAAVLIGLIAGYFVALAMGQVNFVNVGRAGLFEVPVPFKWGFEINWAIIIGMCLMAIISAIETVGDTSGITKGGAGREATDREIEGATFADGIGTAIAGVFGGLPNTSFSQNVGLISMTGVMSRHVVTIGAIFLIVCGMIPKIGAIVSTVPINVLGGGVIVMFGMVAAAGLNMLSEVNWNRRNMVIFATALSVGFGLQLVPEALQHMPRTLQILLTSGLLPAAIIAVVLNLVIPQDDSE; encoded by the coding sequence ATGGCAACCGATTTGAACGCGCTCGGCACGCCCGAGCAATTGCGCGATCCGGACTACACGCCACCGCTCGCCAAGGCAGTGCCGCTGGGCATACAGCACGTACTGGCGATGTTCGCCAGCAATGTGACGCCTGCCATTATCGTGGCAGGAGCAGCCGGATTCGGTTTCGGCTCAAACTCTCCGGAGTTTCCAAATCTCATCTACATGATCCAGATGTCGATGTTGTTTGCCGGCATTGCGACCTTGTTCCAGACCATTGGTGTCGGGCCGGTAGGGGCGAGACTGCCCATCGTTCAGGGAACTTCCTTCGCCTTTCTGCCGATCATGATCCCGGCTGTGGCAGGTCTTGGCGCCGCCGGGCTTGGCGGTCTGATGACAGGGGTCTTGATCGGCGGCGTGTTCCATTTCTGCCTGGGCTTCGTGATCGGGCGTATCCGCTTCGCCTTGCCGCCGCTGGTTACAGGCCTCATCGTATTGATGATCGGTCTGGCACTGATCAAGGTCGGCATTCAATATGCCGCCGGCGGGGTGCCGCTGCTTGGAAAACCCGCATTCGGTTCGCTGGCGATGTGGATACCGGCGCTGGTGGTTGTTCTGGTGACCTTGGCGCTGAAGTTCTTTACCCGCGGCCTGGTTTCGGTGGCGGCTGTGCTGATCGGGCTGATCGCAGGCTACTTCGTCGCGCTGGCCATGGGGCAGGTGAATTTCGTCAATGTGGGACGGGCCGGCCTTTTCGAGGTTCCCGTGCCGTTCAAGTGGGGGTTTGAAATCAACTGGGCAATCATCATCGGCATGTGTCTGATGGCAATCATCTCGGCCATTGAAACCGTTGGTGACACCTCCGGCATCACCAAGGGCGGGGCAGGGCGCGAGGCAACCGACCGGGAGATAGAAGGGGCCACCTTCGCAGACGGTATCGGCACTGCCATCGCCGGGGTGTTCGGCGGTTTGCCGAATACCTCTTTCTCGCAGAATGTCGGCCTGATCTCGATGACGGGTGTGATGAGCCGCCATGTGGTGACGATCGGCGCGATATTCCTGATTGTCTGCGGCATGATCCCCAAGATTGGAGCGATCGTCTCCACGGTGCCGATCAATGTTCTGGGTGGTGGGGTTATCGTCATGTTCGGCATGGTTGCGGCCGCCGGTCTCAACATGCTGTCGGAAGTGAACTGGAACCGCCGCAACATGGTGATTTTCGCAACGGCGCTGTCGGTGGGATTTGGCCTGCAACTGGTCCCGGAAGCGCTTCAGCACATGCCAAGAACATTGCAGATTTTGCTGACATCCGGCCTGCTGCCGGCGGCAATCATCGCCGTTGTGCTCAATCTTGTCATCCCGCAGGATGACAGCGAATGA